In Juglans microcarpa x Juglans regia isolate MS1-56 chromosome 4S, Jm3101_v1.0, whole genome shotgun sequence, a single window of DNA contains:
- the LOC121262758 gene encoding chromatin assembly factor 1 subunit A-like produces MALFEIDVVKVEKAKAMRRYNRRRTVKWIVELCAALFVLSLSPAWLPGAAETACEFFRRFIAVFDCTFYVFILIMAIIFILYAFSGENGARTDIYDDFLRYKKPSSKLAAGNELPVQPETYSSPAETFHDKHIVFWDNANSPAHDDGTVSSITERTASPFPLDRVAAVTEKALREKRYRRARSEKLELRILETTRRELRQTETGICRELVRSGEEPARRSSTYPPEELSIEEFNRMVEAYIADKKEAQREELKEERRKESSLAPTAQN; encoded by the coding sequence ATGGCCTTGTTCGAAATTGACGTCGTCAAGGTTGAGAAAGCCAAAGCCATGAGAAGGTATAATCGGCGGCGAACGGTCAAGTGGATTGTCGAACTTTGTGCTGCTCTGTTTGTGCTTTCGCTGTCCCCCGCTTGGCTTCCGGGCGCCGCAGAAACAGCATGTGAGTTTTTCCGGCGATTCATCGCCGTCTTTGATTGCACTTTCTACGTCTTCATTCTCATCATGGCGATTATTTTCATCCTCTACGCTTTCTCCGGCGAAAATGGGGCCAGAACCGATATCTACGACGACTTCCTCAGATACAAGAAGCCTAGCAGTAAGTTAGCCGCCGGTAACGAGCTACCGGTGCAGCCGGAGACATACTCTTCGCCAGCCGAGACCTTCCATGATAAACACATCGTGTTCTGGGACAATGCGAACTCTCCGGCTCACGATGACGGTACAGTTTCTTCAATCACCGAGCGTACGGCCTCTCCATTTCCGCTAGATAGAGTTGCTGCAGTCACTGAGAAGGCTTTGCGGGAAAAGCGTTACCGGAGAGCTAGGTCCGAGAAGCTCGAGCTACGTATATTAGAGACGACTAGACGAGAGTTACGGCAAACAGAGACGGGGATATGCCGGGAATTGGTGAGGTCCGGGGAAGAACCAGCCAGGAGATCGTCCACTTACCCGCCGGAAGAATTGAGCATCGAGGAATTCAACCGTATGGTAGAGGCCTACATTGCCGATAAAAAGGAAGCTCAGAGAGAAGAGCTCAAGGAAGAACGGAGAAAAGAATCATCATTGGCCCCCACTGCGCAGAACTGA
- the LOC121262759 gene encoding uncharacterized protein LOC121262759, whose amino-acid sequence MLAYGVTADFMDEYLKIGETTTLRSLKMFVKTVVSIFFEEYLRKPNNDDIARLLVVGEKRGFPGMLGSIDCMHWKEKNCPTAWHGMYSGHIHEPTIILEAVAYYDLWIWHAFFGLPGSHNDINVLDRSFIFSDLAKGLILTINYTINGHNYVMRYYLADGIYPQWATFVKTISTPQGNKKKYFVAAQESARKDVERVFGVLQARFAIIRGRARFFHIETLNDIMMACVILHNTIIEDERADNEEEEFEYEQLTESTHDPVSTDPTPEFNEFSQRHHALRDRKIHCQLQADLVEHLWQQYSAS is encoded by the coding sequence ATGCTTGCATATGGTGTCACGgctgattttatggatgaatatttGAAGATTGGAGAGACTACGACATTAAGAAGCCTAAAAATGTTTGTCAAAAcagttgtttcaattttttttgaagaGTATTTAAGGAAACCCAACAATGATGACATTGCTAGACTGCTCGTAGTTGGTGAAAAACGTGGATTTCCAGGTATGCTAGGGAGCATCGATTGTATGCACTGGAAGGAGAAGAATTGCCCAACTGCTTGGCATGGTATGTACTCTGGTCATATTCACGAACcaacaattattttagaagcagtgGCTTATTACGATCTATGGATTTGGCATGCTTTTTTTGGATTACCGGGATCTCATAATGATATAAATGTGCTTGAtagatcatttatattttctgacCTTGCTAAAGGGCTTATTCTGACAATTAATTACACTATTAATGGTCATAACTATGTAATGAGATACTATCTTGCTGATGGCATTTATCCGCAATGGGCAACATTTGTTAAGACCATCTCAACTCCCCaaggaaataagaaaaaatattttgttgcaGCCCAAGAGTCTGCAAGGAAGGATGTGGAGCGTGTTTTTGGTGTGCTTCAAGCACGATTTGCTATAATTCGTGGACGTGCACGGTTTTTTCACATTGAAACGCTCAATGATATTATGATGGCATGCGTAATTTTACATAATACGATCATTGAAGATGAACGGGCTGACAACGAAGAAGAAGAGTTCGAATATGAACAGTTGACAGAAAGCACACATGATCCAGTGTCAACTGACCCTACACCTGAATTTAACGAGTTCAGTCAACGCCATCATGCTCTTAGGGATAGGAAAATCCATTGTCAACTCCAAGCAGATCTCGTCGAGCACTTATGGCAACAATATAGTGCCTCATAA